One stretch of Luteitalea sp. DNA includes these proteins:
- a CDS encoding SDR family oxidoreductase, giving the protein MDLHLTDKVAIVTGSSRGLGLASAKALAAEGCSVTLCARGAQRLEEAAEEVRAVARSASNVMAVAADVATEAGVRTIIERTVGAWAGVDILVNNVGVARGGGIVETSDAEWQAAFDQTLFPAIRASRLVVPSMRERGGGVILMIASIWGRESGGRMTYNTVKAAEISMAKALAQQLAGDNIRVNSVAPGSILFPGGSWHQRQQADPEGIAEFVRRDLPFGRFGRAEEVGDLVAFLASPRASWVSGACIPVDGCQSRSNI; this is encoded by the coding sequence ATGGATCTGCACCTGACTGACAAAGTTGCTATCGTCACCGGCTCGAGCCGCGGCTTGGGATTGGCGAGCGCCAAAGCGCTTGCCGCCGAGGGCTGCTCCGTGACGCTCTGTGCGCGGGGTGCGCAGCGACTCGAAGAGGCGGCCGAGGAAGTCCGTGCTGTTGCTCGCAGTGCATCCAACGTGATGGCAGTGGCCGCCGACGTGGCAACGGAGGCGGGCGTTCGCACGATCATCGAGCGGACGGTTGGAGCATGGGCCGGCGTGGACATCCTGGTCAACAACGTCGGCGTGGCGCGCGGCGGCGGCATTGTCGAGACGTCGGATGCCGAGTGGCAGGCCGCCTTCGATCAAACGCTCTTCCCCGCAATCCGCGCGTCGCGGCTCGTCGTGCCCTCCATGCGAGAGCGTGGCGGCGGCGTCATCTTGATGATTGCCTCCATCTGGGGCCGTGAGTCGGGCGGCCGCATGACGTACAACACCGTCAAGGCAGCCGAGATCAGCATGGCGAAAGCACTTGCCCAGCAGCTGGCGGGGGACAACATTCGTGTGAACAGCGTCGCCCCAGGATCGATCCTGTTTCCGGGCGGATCGTGGCATCAGCGGCAGCAGGCAGATCCGGAGGGCATCGCCGAGTTCGTCCGCCGCGACCTGCCGTTCGGCCGCTTCGGACGTGCCGAGGAGGTGGGGGACCTCGTGGCGTTTCTCGCGTCGCCGCGTGCGAGCTGGGTGAGCGGCGCCTGCATCCCGGTCGACGGCTGCCAATCGCGCTCGAACATCTGA
- a CDS encoding DUF547 domain-containing protein: MSIARLTTHLALILVTLLAAAPRAQPGQSAGGMHATLDAILDLYVRDGLVYYAALKGERARLDRYAASLNVSPATYDAWSRDEKAAFWVNAYNTFVLQTVINNYPIRGGSKQYPANSIRQIPGAFERLSHRAAGRSVTLDEIAKVILPELADPRLSLALGRGAVGSGRLRSEAYTGARLGKQLEAVAQDCVNRSECSMLDKETGELSVTPIFSWHEQELVKAYARQGDGETTYKGRSPIELAILHLLEPNLFPRERAFLRRNTFRLKFTTFDWRLNDLTGGGPSG; the protein is encoded by the coding sequence ATGAGTATCGCCAGGCTCACGACACATCTCGCGCTCATCCTCGTGACGCTGCTGGCCGCCGCGCCACGGGCACAGCCCGGGCAGAGTGCCGGCGGCATGCACGCCACGCTCGACGCGATCTTGGATCTTTATGTACGCGACGGTCTCGTCTACTACGCGGCACTCAAGGGCGAGCGCGCGCGGCTCGATCGCTATGCAGCCTCATTGAACGTCTCTCCCGCCACGTACGACGCCTGGAGCCGCGACGAGAAGGCGGCCTTCTGGGTGAACGCCTACAACACGTTCGTGCTGCAAACCGTGATCAACAACTACCCAATCCGGGGCGGCTCCAAGCAGTATCCCGCCAACAGCATTCGGCAGATCCCAGGCGCCTTCGAGCGGTTGAGCCATCGCGCGGCTGGACGGAGTGTGACGTTGGACGAGATCGCGAAGGTGATTCTGCCGGAGCTCGCCGATCCGAGGCTCTCCCTCGCGCTCGGGCGAGGGGCGGTCGGCAGCGGGCGATTGAGGAGCGAGGCGTACACGGGGGCGCGTCTCGGTAAGCAACTGGAGGCGGTTGCGCAAGACTGCGTCAACCGGTCGGAATGCTCGATGCTCGACAAGGAAACAGGTGAGCTATCGGTGACGCCGATCTTCAGCTGGCACGAGCAGGAGCTCGTCAAGGCGTATGCGAGACAGGGTGACGGCGAAACCACTTACAAAGGCCGGAGCCCAATCGAGCTGGCAATTCTCCATCTCCTCGAGCCCAACCTCTTTCCCAGAGAGCGCGCTTTCCTCCGCCGCAATACATTTCGCCTGAAGTTCACGACGTTCGATTGGCGCCTCAATGACTTGACCGGCGGTGGGCCGAGTGGGTGA
- a CDS encoding amino acid carrier protein encodes MSDLIQSAADALFVPWLVVILFGTGIFLTFRYRFIQLTHFAEALRNFVAPRDATARGALPPFQSFMTALATTVGTGNIAGVAAAIVTGGPGALFWIWAYGFVATTIKLTEAVLGVQYRDQRGSAVLSGPMFYLRDGLRSPRLAWVYALVAGVAALTTTPFTQPNSIAVVWESELSVPTWVTGLAVAVLTWMVIIGGIRWIGRVMEKLAPLKVGLYLIGGVIVIVSFGSQLPDVLALVFREAFSFRATAGGSLGIIVAMRYGLARGLYANEAGYGTAAVAYGTAQSSEPRRQGLNAVMETFIVSFVTSSISGLAILVTGVWEAGQTSTAAVAQAFDQAMPGVGGLVVAVCAFLFGYGTLIGWSYYGERFLAYVLGERVTIPYRWIYCLLIPFGAMARVELVWAWGDLMNALQIFPNLVGVVGLSALVATIVRRAHPKSIG; translated from the coding sequence ATGTCTGACTTGATTCAATCTGCGGCGGACGCGCTCTTCGTTCCGTGGCTGGTCGTCATCCTCTTTGGCACCGGGATCTTTCTCACGTTCCGGTATCGCTTCATTCAACTCACGCACTTCGCCGAGGCGCTGCGGAACTTCGTGGCGCCACGCGATGCGACAGCCCGCGGTGCGTTGCCGCCGTTCCAATCGTTCATGACAGCGCTCGCGACCACGGTCGGCACCGGCAACATCGCGGGCGTGGCCGCGGCCATCGTGACGGGCGGCCCGGGCGCGCTGTTCTGGATCTGGGCGTACGGCTTCGTCGCGACGACGATCAAGCTCACCGAGGCGGTGCTCGGTGTGCAGTACCGAGACCAGCGGGGCAGCGCCGTGCTGTCCGGCCCGATGTTCTATCTGCGCGACGGCTTGCGATCCCCCCGGCTCGCGTGGGTCTACGCGCTGGTGGCCGGTGTCGCCGCGCTCACGACCACACCATTCACGCAGCCCAACTCGATTGCCGTGGTGTGGGAGAGCGAGCTCTCGGTGCCGACATGGGTAACCGGGCTCGCCGTGGCCGTGCTCACCTGGATGGTCATCATCGGTGGCATCAGGTGGATCGGACGCGTGATGGAAAAGCTCGCGCCGCTCAAGGTCGGTCTGTATCTGATTGGGGGCGTGATCGTCATCGTTTCGTTTGGCTCGCAGCTGCCGGACGTATTGGCGCTCGTCTTTCGCGAAGCGTTCTCGTTCCGTGCCACGGCGGGCGGCAGTCTGGGCATCATCGTGGCGATGCGCTATGGCCTCGCCCGCGGCCTCTATGCGAACGAGGCAGGGTACGGCACAGCGGCCGTCGCGTACGGCACGGCACAGAGCAGCGAGCCGCGCCGTCAAGGCCTCAACGCCGTGATGGAAACCTTCATCGTTTCGTTCGTGACCTCGTCCATCAGTGGGCTGGCGATCTTGGTCACTGGTGTATGGGAGGCTGGCCAGACGAGCACGGCGGCGGTGGCGCAAGCGTTCGACCAGGCGATGCCGGGCGTAGGTGGGCTGGTGGTTGCCGTGTGTGCGTTCCTGTTCGGCTACGGCACGCTGATCGGATGGTCGTACTATGGCGAGCGGTTTCTCGCGTATGTTCTCGGTGAGCGGGTGACAATCCCCTACCGTTGGATCTACTGCCTGCTCATCCCCTTTGGCGCCATGGCCAGGGTCGAGCTCGTCTGGGCGTGGGGGGATCTGATGAACGCGCTGCAGATCTTCCCAAACCTCGTCGGCGTCGTTGGCCTGAGCGCGCTGGTCGCGACGATTGTGCGGCGGGCGCATCCGAAAAGCATCGGGTGA